CCCATGAAATGGGATTCGCAAGAACTGTCGGCGACCGTGTCATCTTCATGGATAACGGAGAAATAATTGAGGAGAACAACCCCGATGATTTTTTCCTGAACCCACAGCATGAAAGAACGAAGCTGTTTTTAAGCCAGATACTAGATCACTGATGGAAAATACAGTTGTTTTACATAAGGGAAGGGGCAGGAATCTGATTTCGTCCTTAAATTCAAGACGTTTCATTCTGCTTAAGAAGATAGTGGATATGAGAGCAACGAAGTTTCTGGCAATTATTGCCGTATTGTTTTCATTCACAGTCATGGCTGATGCTGGCACCCTTGAGGATGTGAAAGCGCGGGGCAAGCTCAACTGTATTGTTTCATCAGGCTTGGCCGGATTCGCTTCTCCAGACGGAAAAGGCGGCTGGCAAGGCTTTGATGTCGATTTCTGCCGCGCCGTAGCCGCCGCAGTGCTGGGAAGCGGGGACAAGGTAAATTTCGTACCGTCTACGAATAGAACGCGTTTTGCCCAGCTAAATGCCGGCGAAGGCGACATACTGTTCCGCAACACCACTGAAACGCTGAGTCGTGACGCTGACCTGAAACTGACCTTCCTGCCCATTAACTACTATGATGGTCAGGGCTTTTTAACTCGCAAAAGTCTTGGGGTAACGTCAGCAACACAGTTGGCCGGGGCTTCGGTGTGCATCCAGACCGGCACCACCACGGAACTTAACTTGGCGGACTACTTCAGAGCCAATAAAATGAGGTACGAGCCTGTCAATACCGAAACCAATGAAGAGAGCATCGTCGCATATGAAAGCAAAAGATGCGACGTGTACACCACCGACGCGTCGGCTTTAGCCTCTACGCGAGCGGCGCTGAAAAAGCCTTCAGATCACATAATTCTTCCCGAAATCATTTCAAAAGAGCCGCTGGGCGGCGCGGTGCGCCATGGCGATGACCGTTGGGCTGATATCGGAAAGTGGGTGGTTAACGCGCTGATTATCGCAGAAGAGATGGGCATCACTCAGAAAAACGTCAAGGGTCTCGCTAAAAAGCCTGGAAATAATCCGAGCA
Above is a genomic segment from Candidatus Dadabacteria bacterium containing:
- a CDS encoding amino acid ABC transporter substrate-binding protein, with protein sequence MRATKFLAIIAVLFSFTVMADAGTLEDVKARGKLNCIVSSGLAGFASPDGKGGWQGFDVDFCRAVAAAVLGSGDKVNFVPSTNRTRFAQLNAGEGDILFRNTTETLSRDADLKLTFLPINYYDGQGFLTRKSLGVTSATQLAGASVCIQTGTTTELNLADYFRANKMRYEPVNTETNEESIVAYESKRCDVYTTDASALASTRAALKKPSDHIILPEIISKEPLGGAVRHGDDRWADIGKWVVNALIIAEEMGITQKNVKGLAKKPGNNPSMNRFLGTEGNMGEMLGLDKNWAVNAVLAVGNYGEIFERHLGPNTPLALQRGLNASWKSGGILYAAPIR